The following is a genomic window from Desulfuromonas sp..
CGAAGGTGCCGCAGACCCCCGACTACATGGTCGGGGTGATCAACCTGCGCGGCAGCGTGGTGCCGGTGATCAACATGCGGTTGAAGTTCGGCATGGAGGGTATTGAAAAGACCCGTGATTCGTGCATCGTCGTGGTCGAGGTCGATGTCGACGGCGAGCCGATTACGGTCGGGGCGCTGGCCGACTCGGTCAAGGAGGTCATGGATATGAACGACAGCCAGATCGAGCCGCCGCCGAAGATCGGGACCAGGCTGAATACCGAGTTCATCAAGGGGATGGGCAACTTCGGCGACAAGTTCGTCATCATCCTCGATATTAACCGGGTGTTCTCGGCCGATGATCTCGAATTCGCCCGGGAGATCAGCGAGGAAACAGAAGAAGCGATCGCTTCATGATGTAATTGTTATTTAATTTGCCTGCAAGAGGAGTCCATTAAGCTCGACCTCCCCAACCGCTCCTTTTGCAGGCAATCTTTTTATAAAAAAACAGTGACAGGTACAACCTGTTTCAGATAACTTGAAGGTAAGAA
Proteins encoded in this region:
- a CDS encoding chemotaxis protein CheW; translation: KVPQTPDYMVGVINLRGSVVPVINMRLKFGMEGIEKTRDSCIVVVEVDVDGEPITVGALADSVKEVMDMNDSQIEPPPKIGTRLNTEFIKGMGNFGDKFVIILDINRVFSADDLEFAREISEETEEAIAS